One Tolypothrix bouteillei VB521301 DNA window includes the following coding sequences:
- a CDS encoding type I polyketide synthase: MDNWETHEGMDAIAIVGIAGRFPGAKNVNEFWQNLRDGVESISFFTDEELEAAGIDRALLNHQNYVKANGLLEDVEMFDASFFGFTPREAEVMDPQHRLFLECAWEVLENAGYDPEIYDGQIGVYAGAGLNSYLLYNLISNRDKIESVGTYQVFISNDKDFVPTRVSYKLNLTGPSVNVSTACSTSLVAVQMGCQSLLNYQCDMVLAGGVSVGITQKTGYLYQEGMILSPDGHCRAFDARSQGTIGGNGVGIVLLKRLSDALADGDNIHAVIRGAAINNDGSLKVGYTAPSVEGQAAVISEAQAIAGIEAETITYVEAHGTGTVLGDPIEITALTQAFSGTTQKKGFCAIGSVKTNIGHLDTAAGVAGLIKTVMALKNKAIPPSLHFEKPNPKIDFANSPFFVNTTLREWKTNGTKRRAGVSSFGIGGTNAHVILEEAPTLKSSGESRPWQLLVLSAKTDSALARATVNLAEHLKEHPEVNLADVAYTQSIGRRAFEHRRMLVCQDINEAASALNPIDPKQVLTSFIEPKARPVVFMFSGQGAQYVNMGRELYQTEPTFRDRVDTCAELLKPHLGLDLRDVLFPREELTAVATEQIRRTAIAQPALFVIEYALAQLWMEWGVRPQAAIGHSIGEYVAACLAGVFSLEDALALVAARGHLMQQLPAGAMLSVPLPEKKVQTLLGKELSLAAVNGPSFCVVAGTFEAVEALEKQLAEQGVECRRLHTSHAFHSKMMDPILESFTERVKKVSLTPPQIPYISNVTGTWITAAEATNPEYWAKHLRSTVRFAEGVQQLLHESEQILLEVGPGRTLSTLVRQHPNKAVQQVVLTSLRHPQDRQSDVAFVLSTLGKLWLAGVQVDWSGFYASEQRHRLPLPTYPFERQRYWIEPRKQADVVKTDVEMLSSTSIPDKKPIADWFYIPSWKRSPLSTRKLDERPVQSNTLVFIDECGLGSQLVKKLELEGQNVITVKVGSEFIKLRDDVYTLNPREENNYNALLNELRTQGKTPQTIVHLWNVTSEGEAESGPESIDKSQDLGFYSLLFLAQALGQQTVSEKLRIAVVSNNMQEVTGVEALCPEKATLLGPVKVIAQEYPNISCCSIDIASAPQRSWQEEKLIDQLLHELQTQFSDRVIAYRGSHRWVQTFEPVQLDKPNEATPGFRKGGVYLITGGLGGIGLVLAEYLATTAQAKLILIGRSALPPTEEWEQWLDSHEAEDSVSLKIRKVRKLEELGAEVLAIAADVSNLQQMQEAIAKAKARFGQIHGVLHAAGVPGGGAIIGKTRDSVEKILAPKVKGTLVLDSIFKDTPLDFFVLTSSITSIIGGFGQVDYTSANAFLDAFTHYKNSQGDNFTVCTNWDTWQEVGMAVNVSLPDVLQKLRNEMLKLAILPAEGVDAFSRILGTQLSQVVICPRDLHLREAWENTPKDFLEPSENTISSRPSHPRPELSNAYVAPRNELEQTIANIWQQLLGIEQVGVYDNFFELGGHSLLATQLISRMRETFQVELPLNSLFEESSVAGLAERIDKIRSIVQQIHALPNDTADNREEIEL, encoded by the coding sequence AAACTATGTCAAAGCAAATGGTTTGTTAGAAGACGTAGAGATGTTTGATGCGTCATTCTTCGGGTTTACACCCAGAGAAGCGGAAGTTATGGACCCCCAACACCGCCTGTTTCTAGAGTGTGCTTGGGAGGTTTTGGAAAATGCTGGTTATGACCCTGAAATATATGACGGTCAGATTGGTGTTTATGCGGGTGCTGGTCTAAATAGTTACTTACTCTATAACCTCATCTCAAACCGCGATAAAATCGAATCCGTAGGCACATATCAAGTTTTCATCAGTAATGATAAAGATTTTGTACCTACGCGAGTTTCCTACAAACTCAACCTCACCGGACCCAGCGTTAACGTCAGCACTGCCTGCTCTACTTCATTAGTGGCTGTTCAAATGGGGTGCCAGAGCTTGCTGAATTACCAATGTGATATGGTATTGGCTGGTGGAGTTTCTGTTGGCATAACACAAAAAACAGGTTATCTGTACCAAGAAGGCATGATTCTGTCTCCAGATGGACACTGCCGAGCCTTTGATGCCCGCTCTCAGGGAACTATTGGTGGCAACGGTGTCGGAATTGTGCTTCTCAAGCGCCTATCAGATGCCCTTGCTGATGGAGACAACATCCATGCCGTCATCAGGGGAGCGGCTATCAACAACGACGGTTCGTTAAAAGTTGGTTATACCGCCCCCAGCGTGGAAGGTCAAGCAGCCGTGATATCGGAAGCTCAGGCTATAGCTGGGATTGAAGCAGAAACAATTACTTACGTAGAAGCCCACGGAACCGGAACAGTTTTGGGAGACCCAATTGAAATCACCGCCCTAACACAAGCTTTTAGTGGCACAACCCAAAAGAAGGGCTTCTGTGCCATCGGTTCGGTGAAAACAAATATTGGACACTTAGATACAGCTGCTGGTGTAGCCGGTCTCATTAAGACAGTCATGGCACTTAAAAACAAAGCAATACCACCAAGCCTGCATTTTGAAAAGCCCAATCCCAAGATTGATTTTGCCAATAGTCCTTTCTTCGTCAATACGACTCTGCGAGAATGGAAAACCAACGGAACTAAGCGTCGGGCTGGGGTCAGTTCTTTTGGTATCGGAGGTACTAATGCCCATGTCATCCTAGAAGAAGCCCCTACTCTTAAGTCTTCTGGAGAATCCAGACCTTGGCAGCTGTTGGTTCTCTCCGCCAAAACTGATTCTGCACTCGCTCGCGCAACTGTCAATCTAGCCGAACACCTAAAAGAGCATCCCGAAGTTAACCTTGCTGATGTTGCCTACACCCAAAGCATCGGTCGCCGTGCTTTCGAGCATCGACGGATGCTGGTGTGTCAAGATATTAACGAAGCAGCGAGCGCACTGAATCCCATAGATCCAAAACAAGTTCTGACGAGCTTTATAGAACCCAAAGCCCGACCCGTGGTATTTATGTTTTCGGGGCAGGGAGCGCAGTATGTTAATATGGGTCGAGAACTTTACCAGACCGAACCGACATTTCGCGATCGGGTAGATACTTGCGCGGAACTCCTCAAGCCTCACCTGGGATTAGACCTGCGCGATGTGCTGTTCCCAAGGGAAGAACTCACCGCAGTTGCTACAGAGCAAATCAGACGGACAGCGATCGCACAACCAGCGCTCTTTGTCATTGAGTACGCCCTAGCACAATTGTGGATGGAATGGGGAGTGCGCCCTCAGGCAGCGATCGGTCATAGCATCGGTGAATACGTTGCTGCATGTTTGGCGGGTGTTTTCTCCTTGGAAGATGCCCTAGCGTTAGTTGCTGCACGGGGACATTTGATGCAACAACTGCCCGCAGGGGCAATGCTTTCGGTTCCCCTGCCAGAAAAGAAGGTGCAAACTCTCTTGGGCAAGGAACTTTCCTTAGCTGCAGTCAACGGACCCAGCTTTTGCGTGGTTGCAGGTACCTTCGAGGCTGTAGAGGCATTAGAGAAGCAGTTAGCAGAACAAGGAGTAGAGTGCCGTCGCCTGCATACCTCCCATGCCTTCCATTCAAAAATGATGGATCCCATACTTGAGTCCTTCACTGAACGGGTCAAAAAAGTCAGCTTAACACCCCCACAAATTCCATATATATCCAACGTCACGGGGACTTGGATTACTGCCGCAGAAGCAACAAATCCAGAGTATTGGGCAAAGCATTTACGCTCTACAGTACGCTTTGCCGAAGGTGTCCAACAGTTATTACATGAATCAGAGCAGATTCTGCTGGAGGTCGGTCCCGGACGCACATTAAGTACCTTAGTCAGACAGCATCCAAATAAGGCAGTTCAGCAAGTCGTGTTGACTTCCTTACGCCATCCCCAAGATCGCCAATCGGATGTTGCTTTCGTGCTGAGTACATTAGGAAAGCTTTGGCTTGCAGGCGTACAGGTGGATTGGTCGGGATTTTATGCCAGCGAGCAGCGTCATCGCCTCCCCTTGCCAACGTATCCTTTTGAGCGTCAGCGTTACTGGATTGAACCCCGAAAACAAGCAGATGTTGTCAAGACCGATGTCGAAATGTTGTCTTCAACATCCATACCAGATAAAAAGCCAATTGCTGATTGGTTTTACATTCCTTCCTGGAAACGCTCTCCGCTTAGCACCCGTAAACTAGATGAGAGACCAGTTCAGTCCAATACACTCGTGTTTATTGATGAGTGTGGCTTGGGTTCTCAACTTGTGAAAAAACTCGAACTTGAGGGACAAAATGTCATTACGGTAAAGGTAGGGTCGGAATTTATCAAGCTGAGGGACGATGTATATACCTTAAACCCCAGAGAAGAAAATAACTACAATGCCCTGCTTAATGAACTACGCACCCAAGGAAAAACGCCACAAACAATTGTTCATTTATGGAATGTCACGTCGGAGGGTGAAGCAGAATCAGGGCCCGAATCGATTGACAAATCTCAAGATTTAGGATTTTACAGTCTGCTGTTTCTAGCACAAGCTCTCGGGCAACAGACTGTCAGTGAGAAGCTACGAATTGCTGTTGTTTCCAACAATATGCAGGAAGTTACGGGCGTTGAGGCGCTGTGTCCGGAGAAAGCAACTCTACTTGGACCGGTTAAGGTGATAGCGCAAGAATACCCAAATATAAGCTGTTGCAGTATTGATATTGCGAGCGCTCCACAAAGAAGTTGGCAAGAGGAAAAACTGATAGACCAGTTGCTGCACGAGCTACAAACTCAATTCAGTGACCGGGTTATTGCTTATCGCGGTTCTCACCGTTGGGTACAAACCTTTGAGCCAGTTCAGTTAGATAAGCCTAACGAAGCGACACCAGGGTTCAGGAAAGGAGGAGTCTATCTGATTACGGGTGGACTTGGGGGCATTGGACTTGTGCTGGCGGAATATTTGGCGACAACCGCACAGGCCAAACTCATCCTTATCGGGCGATCGGCTTTACCCCCCACAGAGGAGTGGGAACAATGGCTTGATAGTCATGAGGCTGAGGATAGCGTGAGTTTAAAGATTCGGAAAGTTCGGAAACTGGAAGAACTGGGTGCTGAAGTTTTGGCGATCGCCGCAGATGTCAGTAATCTTCAACAAATGCAAGAAGCTATTGCAAAGGCAAAGGCGCGATTTGGTCAGATTCATGGAGTGCTCCATGCCGCAGGAGTTCCAGGCGGTGGCGCAATTATAGGCAAAACTCGAGATAGTGTAGAGAAAATCCTAGCACCCAAAGTGAAAGGCACTTTAGTTCTCGATTCAATCTTTAAAGATACTCCTTTAGATTTTTTTGTTCTCACATCATCAATTACTTCAATCATCGGAGGATTTGGTCAGGTAGACTATACTAGTGCAAATGCCTTTCTTGACGCCTTTACTCACTACAAGAATTCCCAAGGTGACAATTTTACCGTATGTACTAATTGGGATACATGGCAAGAAGTAGGTATGGCAGTCAACGTCTCGCTACCCGACGTACTCCAGAAATTGCGTAATGAAATGCTGAAGCTAGCGATATTGCCCGCTGAAGGTGTAGATGCCTTTAGCCGCATTTTAGGAACTCAATTGTCCCAAGTTGTGATATGTCCCCGAGATTTGCACCTTCGGGAAGCCTGGGAAAACACTCCAAAAGATTTCTTGGAACCTTCAGAGAATACAATCTCATCAAGACCATCACATCCAAGACCCGAACTCAGTAATGCTTACGTTGCTCCTCGCAATGAACTCGAGCAAACCATTGCCAACATCTGGCAACAATTACTTGGAATTGAGCAAGTAGGCGTTTACGATAACTTCTTTGAATTAGGGGGGCATTCCTTGCTAGCGACTCAACTCATTTCTAGGATGCGTGAAACTTTCCAAGTTGAGTTACCCTTAAACAGCTTGTTTGAGGAGTCTAGTGTAGCAGGACTGGCAGAGCGCATTGATAAGATTCGTTCGATAGTACAACAAATACATGCTCTTCCCAACGATACAGCAGACAACAGAGAGGAGATAGAGTTATGA